From Pirellulales bacterium, the proteins below share one genomic window:
- a CDS encoding sigma-54 dependent transcriptional regulator, with product MPNVLVVDDDRAVLHMVSQAFRDSPISVLTAQTAEQALALLDQHPDVVLLDIVLRDCSGLDLVHKIRARDAKLPVIFITARGSSDTAIEAMKLGAYDYLLKPLHLPKLRELVDRALKIRNLMQVPVELELGDSSTPGGDELIGRSPHMQEVFKAIGRVAPQDVTVLIHGESGTGKELVARAIYHHGRRADKHFLAVNCAAIPEALLESELFGHEKGAFTSADQRRIGKFEQCSGGTIFLDEVGDMSPLVQSKVLRVLQEQRFERVGGGETIQTDVRIIAATNRDLKHMALNGNFREDLYYRLNGFSIKLPPLRERGEDVQLLISRFVQRFAKEVGKEVRGLSDDAQEILTRYPWPGNVRELQAVLRQALLQTTGPLILPEFLPEDVRYYQDRGASAPQPSSGMPASDLQSFVDHQLQKRSHDLYAETIAMVDRYVLARVLKHTRGNQSQAAKLLGITRGSLRNKLRSLHIAVDAIVTVDEDTPREYAAEIPAAS from the coding sequence ATGCCGAACGTGCTTGTGGTTGACGACGACCGCGCCGTCTTGCACATGGTCAGCCAGGCGTTTCGCGATTCACCGATTTCGGTGCTCACGGCGCAAACTGCTGAGCAGGCCCTGGCGCTGCTTGATCAACACCCGGACGTCGTGCTGTTGGACATCGTATTACGCGATTGCTCAGGGCTGGACCTGGTCCATAAGATTCGAGCTCGCGACGCGAAGCTGCCTGTCATCTTCATCACGGCCCGTGGCTCGAGCGACACGGCAATCGAAGCCATGAAGCTGGGCGCGTACGACTATTTGCTAAAGCCCCTGCATCTTCCCAAGTTGCGCGAGCTGGTCGATCGAGCCCTCAAGATTCGCAATTTGATGCAGGTTCCCGTGGAGTTGGAATTGGGCGATTCCAGCACTCCTGGTGGCGATGAGTTAATCGGCCGCAGCCCGCACATGCAGGAAGTTTTCAAGGCCATTGGCCGCGTTGCCCCGCAGGACGTCACCGTGCTGATTCACGGCGAGAGCGGGACTGGCAAGGAACTGGTGGCGCGGGCGATTTATCACCACGGCCGCCGAGCGGACAAACACTTCCTGGCGGTAAATTGCGCCGCGATTCCCGAAGCCCTGTTGGAAAGCGAGCTCTTCGGCCACGAAAAAGGCGCGTTCACCAGCGCCGATCAGCGCCGCATCGGCAAGTTCGAGCAGTGTTCGGGCGGGACGATTTTTCTCGACGAAGTGGGTGATATGTCGCCGCTCGTGCAGAGCAAGGTGTTGCGCGTGCTGCAGGAACAGCGCTTCGAGCGCGTGGGTGGCGGCGAGACGATTCAAACCGACGTGCGCATCATTGCCGCCACGAATCGTGATCTGAAGCATATGGCGCTCAACGGCAATTTTCGGGAAGACCTGTACTACCGCTTGAACGGGTTTTCCATCAAGTTGCCACCCCTGCGCGAACGCGGCGAAGATGTGCAACTGCTGATTTCGCGTTTCGTGCAGCGATTCGCGAAAGAGGTGGGTAAAGAAGTGCGCGGCCTGTCGGACGACGCGCAGGAGATCCTGACCCGCTATCCCTGGCCAGGCAACGTGCGCGAGTTGCAGGCGGTTTTGCGGCAGGCTCTGTTGCAAACGACGGGCCCCTTGATACTGCCCGAGTTTTTGCCGGAGGACGTACGTTATTACCAGGATCGAGGAGCCAGCGCGCCGCAGCCGTCAAGTGGAATGCCGGCCAGCGATTTGCAGTCGTTCGTCGATCATCAATTGCAAAAGAGATCGCACGATTTGTACGCCGAGACGATCGCCATGGTCGATCGCTATGTCCTGGCGCGCGTGTTAAAGCACACGCGCGGCAACCAATCGCAAGCGGCCAAATTGCTGGGCATCACCCGCGGCAGCCTCCGGAACAAGCTGCGATCCTTGCACATCGCCGTGGATGCGATTGTAACGGTGGACGAAGACACACCACGGGAATATGCGGCGGAAATACCCGCAGCGTCCTGA
- the treY gene encoding malto-oligosyltrehalose synthase produces the protein MNQIDSVVVSRGSSDAEALSRLETSAAGTFEEEVGAPRSNARIDQIAERVLELVKRRKAVPRATYRLQFHNGCGFRDAAAVVPYLHALGISHVYASPVWHARPGSTHGYDVCNHQEFDPALGGGTGWDEFQAALRTFEMGVLLDVVPNHMSTHAENLWWTDILENGPSSPYAKFFDIDWQPGRQELDGHVLLPVLGRQYGDSLESGELTVAYESGGLFLRYFDRWLPLDPKTAPLVLAQNLDELRGALVDEPDTLAEYENILTALDHLPPRTTIDPDAVVERQRDKQVIKRRLRELADRCPAVHDFIDRNIRRINGMAGNPTSYDALDQLCAAQVYRLCNWKAAGDEVNYRRFFDINELAALCIEDPDAFYQTHRLVMRLLAEGSAAGLRIDHIDGLYAPEQYLWRLQWSYLAELIQCAINETGEPLASVHASNASKPPPSNGASPSAPKPPSAPLGSGPETSVPVILAVCQQLGIPAPRGEDWRAILGPTAELPSEADLVGEPIQVSPSTAGGNGDIPLFVVVEKILGPHEPLPETWPVAGTTGYDFLQMSDGLFLPDDGWRQLKRDYARVINDPTPFEKVAQDSKKLILSVAMAGELQMLAHRLNRISEQHRRTRDFTLNMLRLALREILVCFPVYRIYPGPWGVSDRDRHFVAMAAAMAKRRNPAIDASVFDFVCDVLLLEHPTGLSPEAIHQRELFAGRFQQVTSPVMAKGIEDTAFYLYGPLLSVNEVGNRPETPVVRPAEFHDWNQQRARHYAHAMLGSSTHDTKRSEDVRARLNVLAEVPRLWRAAVQRWMRLNRRRRSEIDGQPAPSRRDEYHFYQSLVGIWPLNDEYERQVLTERMCQYMDKAGHEAKERTSWINPNQPYDRAMRDFVTTVLDTRKENRFLADLRAWQRPVATLGLVNALAELVLRLTSPGFPDIYQGQECWAFRLVDPDNRVPVDFSAHGRLLSELECMVQEAGLRATARELTSNLADPRTKLFVTWRLLDTRRRFAQLFASSHRYVPLHVAGEKAEHVVAFARLAEENSPDSSQGVIIVVPRLVARLIGLDSNYDVSPLVPCGSAVWGNTTVELPSDIVGTFQDVLTDVLRESHSALRVAELCEDFPVAVLARV, from the coding sequence ATGAATCAGATTGATTCTGTCGTGGTATCGCGCGGTTCTAGCGACGCGGAAGCATTGTCGCGCCTCGAGACATCGGCGGCCGGGACCTTCGAGGAAGAGGTCGGCGCACCGCGGAGCAATGCACGCATCGACCAGATTGCAGAGCGAGTCCTCGAACTTGTTAAGCGTCGGAAAGCCGTGCCGCGCGCCACGTACCGCCTCCAGTTTCACAACGGATGCGGTTTTCGGGATGCGGCTGCCGTCGTTCCCTACCTGCATGCCCTCGGCATTTCGCACGTCTACGCTTCGCCGGTCTGGCACGCGCGGCCGGGCAGCACACACGGATACGACGTGTGCAATCACCAAGAGTTCGACCCGGCGTTGGGGGGCGGGACAGGTTGGGACGAATTCCAGGCAGCGTTGCGAACGTTCGAAATGGGGGTGCTTCTGGACGTCGTGCCCAATCATATGAGCACGCACGCCGAGAATCTGTGGTGGACGGATATTCTCGAGAATGGGCCCAGCTCGCCATACGCCAAATTCTTCGACATCGATTGGCAACCGGGAAGACAAGAGCTCGACGGTCATGTGTTGTTGCCCGTGCTGGGCCGGCAATATGGCGACTCGCTCGAGTCCGGCGAATTGACCGTTGCCTATGAGTCGGGCGGGCTGTTCTTGCGTTATTTCGATCGTTGGCTGCCGTTGGATCCTAAGACGGCGCCCTTGGTTCTTGCGCAAAACCTTGACGAGTTGCGCGGGGCTTTAGTCGATGAACCCGACACTTTGGCCGAGTATGAAAACATTCTCACAGCCCTTGATCATCTGCCGCCGCGGACCACGATCGATCCGGATGCAGTGGTCGAGCGGCAGCGCGACAAGCAAGTGATCAAACGGCGGCTGCGCGAATTGGCAGATCGCTGTCCTGCCGTGCATGATTTCATCGATCGAAACATTCGTCGCATCAACGGCATGGCCGGCAATCCGACGAGCTACGATGCGCTCGATCAGTTGTGCGCGGCACAGGTTTACCGGCTCTGCAACTGGAAGGCGGCCGGGGACGAAGTCAACTATCGGCGTTTTTTCGACATCAATGAGCTCGCCGCGCTGTGCATCGAGGACCCCGACGCGTTCTATCAAACCCACCGCCTGGTCATGCGCCTGCTAGCCGAAGGTTCGGCCGCCGGATTACGAATCGACCACATCGACGGGCTTTACGCGCCCGAACAATACTTGTGGCGATTGCAGTGGAGTTACCTGGCAGAGTTGATTCAGTGCGCGATCAACGAAACGGGCGAACCTCTAGCGAGCGTGCATGCCAGCAACGCGAGCAAGCCACCACCGAGCAATGGCGCTAGCCCATCAGCGCCAAAGCCCCCCTCGGCGCCGCTCGGCAGCGGACCGGAGACCAGCGTGCCGGTCATTCTTGCCGTATGTCAGCAACTCGGCATTCCGGCTCCGCGTGGTGAAGATTGGCGCGCGATCCTTGGACCGACGGCCGAGCTTCCGTCCGAAGCGGATTTGGTGGGCGAACCGATCCAAGTTTCCCCGTCCACCGCCGGTGGGAACGGCGACATTCCGCTGTTCGTGGTCGTGGAAAAGATATTGGGGCCGCACGAGCCCCTGCCCGAAACGTGGCCTGTCGCCGGCACGACCGGATACGATTTTTTGCAAATGAGCGACGGATTGTTTCTGCCCGACGATGGTTGGCGGCAGCTCAAGCGCGATTACGCCCGGGTTATCAACGATCCGACGCCTTTCGAAAAGGTCGCGCAAGACAGCAAAAAGCTGATCCTGAGCGTGGCGATGGCGGGCGAGTTGCAGATGCTGGCGCATCGCCTGAATCGCATCTCCGAGCAGCATCGTCGGACGCGCGACTTCACGCTGAACATGCTGCGGCTGGCCTTGCGCGAAATCCTGGTGTGCTTTCCCGTTTATCGGATCTATCCCGGTCCCTGGGGAGTTTCGGATCGGGACCGGCATTTCGTCGCCATGGCCGCCGCCATGGCCAAGCGACGCAATCCGGCGATTGACGCCAGTGTGTTCGATTTCGTGTGCGATGTCCTGCTACTGGAGCATCCGACGGGCTTGAGTCCCGAAGCGATTCACCAGCGCGAGCTGTTCGCCGGTCGGTTTCAGCAGGTCACTAGTCCCGTCATGGCCAAGGGGATCGAAGATACCGCGTTTTACCTCTATGGGCCGCTCTTGTCGGTGAATGAAGTCGGCAACAGGCCCGAAACGCCGGTGGTAAGGCCAGCAGAGTTCCACGACTGGAACCAGCAGCGAGCCAGACATTACGCGCACGCCATGCTCGGTTCGTCGACGCATGATACGAAGCGAAGCGAGGACGTGCGGGCACGCTTGAACGTACTGGCCGAAGTTCCTCGCTTGTGGCGCGCGGCGGTACAGCGCTGGATGCGATTGAATCGCCGCCGCCGCAGCGAGATCGATGGACAACCGGCTCCCAGCCGGAGAGACGAATATCACTTCTATCAGAGCCTGGTCGGCATCTGGCCCCTTAACGACGAGTATGAGCGGCAGGTTCTGACCGAGCGCATGTGCCAATACATGGACAAAGCCGGCCATGAAGCCAAGGAGCGCACCAGTTGGATCAACCCGAATCAGCCGTACGATCGGGCCATGCGCGATTTTGTGACCACGGTGTTGGACACCCGCAAAGAAAATCGCTTCCTTGCCGATTTGCGGGCCTGGCAAAGGCCAGTGGCGACCCTCGGGTTGGTGAATGCGCTGGCCGAGTTGGTACTGCGGCTAACATCACCAGGTTTTCCCGACATTTATCAAGGGCAGGAATGCTGGGCGTTTCGCCTGGTCGACCCCGATAATCGCGTGCCCGTCGATTTCTCGGCGCACGGACGATTATTGAGTGAATTGGAGTGCATGGTTCAGGAAGCGGGTCTGCGCGCCACGGCCCGCGAGCTGACCTCGAATCTGGCCGATCCGCGCACAAAGCTTTTCGTCACCTGGCGATTGCTGGACACGCGGCGGCGCTTCGCTCAACTCTTTGCCTCTTCGCATCGCTACGTGCCGCTACATGTGGCGGGCGAAAAGGCCGAGCATGTGGTGGCGTTCGCCCGGTTGGCAGAGGAGAATTCGCCGGATTCTTCGCAAGGTGTAATTATCGTCGTGCCGCGACTTGTGGCTCGGCTGATCGGCCTCGACAGCAATTACGATGTGTCGCCGCTTGTTCCCTGCGGCTCCGCCGTTTGGGGAAATACGACCGTCGAGCTTCCCAGCGACATCGTGGGGACTTTCCAGGATGTGCTTACGGACGTCCTACGCGAATCCCACAGCGCCCTACGCGTGGCGGAATTATGCGAGGACTTCCCCGTCGCCGTGCTGGCGCGAGTCTGA
- a CDS encoding glycosyltransferase family 4 protein, translated as MRIAQVAPLYESVPPKLYGGTERVVSFLTEGLVRQGHDVTLFASGDSTTAARLVPVTPHSLRLDESCIDRLAHHVLMVEQVVKRSGEFDVIHFHIDYLHYPVSRRANVPQVTTLHGRLDIPDLVPLYREFTDMPVVSISNDQRRPLPDAAWQATIHHGLPSDLLDFHPHPDDYLAFLGRISREKRPDRAIEIAKRAGMRLKIAAKVDDADREYFDREIEPLLGQAHVEFVGEINEQQKNNFLGRARGLLFPIDWPEPFGLVMIESMACGTPVVAFPCGAVPEVIDEGITGCLCDSIDSAVACVGRLANWDRRACRAKFEERFTIERVARQYVDVFKTLVCRRNAHG; from the coding sequence ATGAGAATTGCACAAGTCGCGCCGCTTTATGAAAGCGTTCCTCCCAAGCTCTACGGCGGCACCGAACGGGTGGTGTCGTTTCTCACCGAAGGGCTCGTGCGGCAAGGTCACGATGTAACCTTGTTCGCCAGCGGCGACTCAACAACCGCGGCCCGGCTCGTGCCGGTAACGCCTCATTCATTGCGGCTCGACGAGTCGTGCATTGATCGGCTGGCGCATCACGTCCTGATGGTGGAACAGGTCGTGAAGCGCTCCGGCGAATTCGACGTCATTCACTTTCATATCGACTATCTGCACTACCCGGTCTCGCGGCGGGCGAATGTTCCACAGGTAACAACACTGCACGGGCGCCTGGACATTCCGGACCTGGTGCCGCTGTATCGCGAATTCACAGATATGCCGGTCGTATCCATTTCCAATGACCAAAGGCGGCCTCTGCCCGATGCTGCCTGGCAGGCCACGATTCATCACGGCCTGCCCAGCGACCTTCTCGACTTCCACCCACACCCGGACGATTATCTGGCATTTTTGGGGCGCATTTCGAGAGAAAAACGTCCGGACCGCGCCATCGAGATTGCCAAGCGCGCCGGCATGCGGTTGAAAATCGCCGCCAAGGTCGACGATGCCGATCGAGAATACTTCGATCGCGAAATCGAGCCCCTGCTCGGCCAGGCGCATGTCGAGTTCGTCGGCGAAATCAACGAGCAGCAGAAGAACAACTTTCTAGGCCGCGCCCGCGGGCTGCTGTTTCCCATCGATTGGCCCGAGCCGTTCGGGCTGGTCATGATCGAATCGATGGCCTGCGGCACGCCGGTCGTCGCTTTCCCCTGTGGCGCCGTGCCCGAGGTCATCGACGAGGGAATCACCGGCTGCCTCTGTGACAGTATCGACTCGGCCGTGGCCTGCGTAGGTCGGCTGGCGAATTGGGACCGTCGCGCCTGCCGCGCGAAGTTCGAAGAACGATTTACGATCGAGCGCGTGGCGCGGCAGTACGTCGATGTTTTCAAGACCCTCGTATGCCGAAGAAACGCCCATGGATGA
- a CDS encoding glycosyltransferase, with protein sequence MSLLTRYEEVVGRYEIERLRRLGSRLAGKRIVHVNSTRQGGGVAEILGWMIPLMVELGIDTRWEVLQGTADFYRVTKAFHNGMQGLPVNLRAADYQLHMDINEANARRLDLQADVVFVHDPQPIFLPHFTPPGKVGRWVWRCHIDASRPHRGVWKHLSQAVVDYEATIFSMASFTRPIHRPMFLIPPSIDPLAVKNLPMDDAERIAILERLGIHPERPMLLQVSRFDRFKDPLGVIEAFRLVKPSHPELQLVLVGGPADDDPEGAEVLAEVMDRAGDDPDLHVLLLPPDSHREINALQRSAIIVLQKSLKEGFGLTVTEALWKGKPVIGGASGGIALQVHDYQTGFLVHSPAGAAYRIRYLLRYNDKRMRMGDVGHEFVRENFLLTRHLRDYFSMLLWLDHPGSDVIAA encoded by the coding sequence ATGAGCCTGTTGACTCGCTACGAAGAAGTCGTCGGGCGCTATGAAATCGAGCGCTTGCGGCGGCTTGGTTCGCGCCTGGCCGGCAAGCGGATCGTGCATGTCAATTCGACGCGCCAGGGGGGCGGCGTCGCCGAGATTCTCGGCTGGATGATTCCCCTGATGGTCGAGCTGGGAATCGACACCCGCTGGGAAGTCCTGCAGGGAACGGCTGATTTCTACCGGGTCACCAAAGCGTTTCACAACGGAATGCAAGGGCTGCCGGTCAACTTGCGAGCCGCCGATTACCAGTTGCACATGGACATCAACGAGGCGAATGCCCGACGGTTGGATCTGCAGGCTGACGTGGTATTCGTGCATGACCCACAGCCGATTTTTCTGCCGCACTTCACTCCGCCGGGCAAGGTAGGCCGCTGGGTATGGCGCTGCCATATCGATGCCTCGCGGCCGCATCGCGGTGTGTGGAAGCATTTGAGCCAGGCGGTCGTGGACTACGAGGCGACGATTTTCTCGATGGCTTCCTTCACACGCCCCATCCATCGGCCGATGTTCCTCATTCCTCCGTCGATCGATCCTTTGGCCGTCAAGAATCTGCCGATGGATGACGCCGAGCGTATCGCCATCCTGGAGCGGCTGGGAATCCATCCGGAACGTCCCATGCTGCTTCAAGTCTCGCGTTTCGACCGCTTCAAGGATCCACTGGGAGTCATCGAGGCGTTCCGGCTCGTCAAGCCTTCGCATCCGGAGTTGCAATTGGTGCTGGTAGGCGGCCCGGCTGATGACGATCCCGAAGGGGCCGAAGTCCTGGCCGAGGTCATGGACCGAGCCGGCGACGATCCCGACTTGCACGTACTCTTGTTGCCGCCCGATTCGCATCGGGAAATCAACGCGCTGCAGCGGTCGGCAATCATCGTTCTGCAGAAATCGCTGAAAGAGGGTTTTGGTCTCACCGTCACCGAAGCTTTGTGGAAAGGCAAGCCCGTGATCGGCGGGGCCTCGGGCGGAATCGCCTTGCAAGTCCACGATTATCAGACCGGTTTCCTCGTCCACTCACCGGCCGGCGCCGCCTACCGCATCCGCTATCTGCTGCGCTACAACGACAAGCGGATGCGGATGGGGGACGTTGGCCACGAGTTCGTGCGCGAAAACTTTTTGCTGACGCGACATTTGCGCGACTATTTCTCGATGCTGCTCTGGCTCGATCATCCGGGCAGCGACGTAATCGCGGCATGA
- a CDS encoding HEAT repeat domain-containing protein, protein MSSTKPFAVSLRAAGCVALLLTVVFVGGCKRKIVAPPMNPATPEDIKLLTSQVAGPKKRVSFIPDIRVTAANRLKEIGPAAKEAIPALEKLAKDKDPEVKKVAEEALAKIKGS, encoded by the coding sequence ATGTCGTCGACCAAGCCATTTGCCGTTTCTTTGCGTGCCGCCGGTTGCGTCGCCCTGCTCTTGACCGTCGTATTCGTCGGGGGCTGCAAGCGGAAAATCGTGGCGCCGCCAATGAACCCTGCCACGCCGGAAGACATCAAGCTATTGACCTCGCAGGTGGCGGGCCCCAAGAAGCGGGTGAGCTTCATTCCCGATATCCGCGTGACGGCTGCCAATCGTTTGAAGGAGATCGGCCCAGCGGCCAAGGAAGCCATTCCCGCGCTCGAGAAGCTGGCCAAGGACAAGGATCCCGAAGTGAAGAAGGTCGCCGAAGAGGCCCTGGCGAAAATCAAGGGATCGTAG
- a CDS encoding glycogen debranching N-terminal domain-containing protein yields MDDIIEVNNEYYILATSSRIDDHARVLKHDDLFAVFDQYGDIQPLGLGEEGLYFEGTRFLNGCKLTLNGRQPLLLSSTVMENNTLLTVDLTNPDLKAADTVVFPRETVHILRECFLWRSTCYLRLRVRNYALHDVQLSLRLSLDADFVDIFEVRGTKRAERGRRCDPAVEPDRLVLAYRGLDDVLRRTVIRFSPAPDRLNATAAWFDVHLAANEERAYEIAIECRAQEGLATVPFEKAVVNARQLTADARRGDAVIDTTDALFNAWLTRSAADLHMMATTTDDGPYPYAGVPWFSTIFGRDGIITALEYLWINPDMARAVLSYLAKNQATEVIPQQDAEPGKILHETRRGEMAALGEIPFGKYYGSVDATPLFVILAGAYYERTADLEFVAALWPNVQRALAWIDDYGDQDGDGFVEYARQSPNGLVSQGWKDSVDAVFHADGSLAAAPLALAEVQGYVYAARLAAARLAEALGDTPRADELRTTAARLRRDFDQAFWCDELATYALAIDADKQPCRVRASNAGQCLFSGIARPERAPRLAQTLLDGTSFSGWGIRTVATGEKRFNPMAYHNGSIWPHDNALIAHGLSRYGLQRAALEILRGLFDASTYFELRRTPELFCGFPRRNGEGPTLYPVACSPQSWAAAAVFYILQSCLGLTIDAPRRQVRFTRPVLPESLSCVTIKNLRVRDAVADLVLDRYSHDVGISVTRKEGALEIVAIK; encoded by the coding sequence ATGGATGACATCATCGAGGTCAACAACGAGTATTACATCCTCGCGACGTCGTCGCGTATCGATGACCATGCGCGAGTGCTCAAGCACGACGATCTGTTTGCCGTTTTCGACCAATATGGCGATATACAACCGCTGGGGCTGGGCGAAGAAGGGCTGTATTTCGAAGGGACACGTTTTCTCAACGGCTGCAAGCTGACGCTGAACGGACGCCAGCCGTTGCTACTTAGCTCGACCGTCATGGAGAACAATACTCTCTTGACGGTGGACCTGACGAACCCCGACCTGAAGGCCGCCGATACCGTCGTCTTCCCGCGCGAGACGGTACACATTCTGCGAGAGTGCTTTCTCTGGCGGTCGACGTGTTATCTCAGGCTGCGCGTGCGCAACTACGCGCTGCACGACGTGCAGTTGTCGCTACGGCTGTCGCTCGATGCCGATTTCGTCGACATCTTCGAGGTCCGCGGCACGAAGCGCGCCGAGCGCGGGCGCCGCTGTGATCCGGCCGTCGAACCCGATCGGCTGGTACTCGCCTATCGCGGTCTGGATGACGTACTGCGCCGCACGGTCATTCGCTTTTCGCCCGCGCCCGATCGTTTGAATGCCACGGCGGCATGGTTTGACGTACACCTGGCGGCCAACGAAGAGCGCGCCTATGAGATCGCCATCGAATGCCGCGCGCAAGAAGGGCTTGCGACCGTGCCCTTCGAGAAAGCGGTCGTAAACGCCCGGCAGCTAACCGCCGACGCGCGGCGTGGCGACGCCGTGATCGACACGACCGACGCCCTGTTCAACGCCTGGCTTACGCGTTCGGCGGCCGACCTGCACATGATGGCGACAACCACCGACGACGGCCCTTACCCTTATGCCGGCGTCCCCTGGTTCAGTACGATCTTCGGGCGCGACGGAATCATCACGGCCCTTGAGTACCTGTGGATCAATCCGGATATGGCCCGCGCGGTGCTCTCGTACCTGGCCAAGAATCAGGCGACCGAGGTCATTCCCCAGCAGGATGCCGAGCCGGGCAAAATCTTGCACGAGACGCGCCGCGGCGAAATGGCGGCGCTCGGCGAAATCCCCTTCGGAAAATACTACGGCAGCGTCGACGCCACTCCCTTGTTTGTCATCTTGGCGGGCGCTTACTACGAGCGGACCGCCGACCTCGAATTCGTCGCCGCGCTATGGCCGAACGTCCAGCGCGCCTTGGCCTGGATCGATGATTACGGCGACCAGGATGGCGACGGCTTCGTCGAATACGCGCGGCAGTCGCCCAATGGCCTGGTATCGCAAGGTTGGAAGGACTCGGTCGACGCCGTCTTTCACGCCGATGGCTCGCTGGCGGCGGCCCCCTTGGCCCTGGCCGAGGTGCAGGGCTATGTCTATGCGGCCCGACTGGCCGCCGCGCGGCTGGCCGAGGCGCTCGGCGACACCCCACGCGCCGACGAGCTGCGCACAACCGCCGCGCGCTTGCGTCGAGACTTCGACCAGGCCTTCTGGTGCGACGAGCTGGCGACCTACGCCCTCGCGATCGATGCCGACAAGCAGCCGTGCCGCGTCCGCGCCTCGAACGCCGGACAGTGCCTGTTTTCCGGGATCGCTCGCCCCGAGCGCGCACCGCGCTTGGCGCAGACGCTGCTCGACGGGACGTCGTTCTCCGGCTGGGGAATTCGCACCGTGGCGACTGGTGAGAAGCGATTCAATCCCATGGCCTATCACAACGGCTCGATCTGGCCCCACGACAATGCGCTCATTGCCCACGGGCTTTCCCGCTACGGATTGCAGCGTGCGGCGCTCGAGATTCTGCGCGGCTTGTTCGACGCCAGCACGTATTTCGAGCTGCGCCGCACGCCTGAACTGTTTTGCGGCTTCCCGCGCCGTAACGGCGAGGGACCCACGCTCTATCCGGTCGCCTGCTCGCCGCAATCCTGGGCCGCGGCCGCGGTGTTCTACATCTTGCAGTCCTGCCTGGGCTTGACCATCGACGCGCCCCGCCGGCAGGTGCGCTTCACGCGACCGGTGCTGCCCGAGTCGCTCAGTTGCGTCACGATCAAGAATCTCCGCGTGCGCGACGCCGTTGCCGATCTGGTGCTGGATCGCTACTCACACGACGTGGGCATCAGCGTGACGCGCAAAGAGGGCGCCCTGGAGATCGTGGCGATCAAGTGA
- a CDS encoding DUF3309 domain-containing protein, with product MATLLLIVLVLLVIGAVPAWPYNNGWGYYPSGSIGVLVAIVLLLALFGAIPWNFYNAWNVLLYLHYSAAPKEMGVARRRTLTKERES from the coding sequence ATGGCTACCCTGCTGCTGATCGTCCTGGTCTTGCTAGTGATCGGTGCCGTGCCGGCCTGGCCGTACAACAACGGCTGGGGCTACTACCCATCGGGCAGCATCGGCGTGCTGGTGGCGATTGTATTGCTGCTCGCGTTGTTCGGGGCGATTCCCTGGAACTTCTATAACGCGTGGAACGTGCTGCTGTATTTGCATTACTCCGCGGCGCCGAAGGAAATGGGGGTTGCGCGGCGGCGCACACTAACCAAGGAGCGTGAATCATGA